From the genome of Rhinoderma darwinii isolate aRhiDar2 chromosome 1, aRhiDar2.hap1, whole genome shotgun sequence:
gtggaggatgAAATTCCAGGATGTGTTAccacaggtcagtaataatgaatttagcaAGTGAATTGGAAGGATTGTTAAGGTGAGGTTCCtcctcaggccttattcacacggacgtgtccgttttacgcgtgcaaaaggtctgtgtcatcagcatatggtgcgtggctgcgtgattttcgcgcagccgccatcattatgactatctgtttttatgtttacaaaccgttttcattcatttattttactactgttgcgcgaatcatgcgcggcacccggaagtgcttccgtgtaccGAATATAAGACATGTCGCGAGTTTCACGCAGCACACTtacgctgcatgaaattcactgacagtctgaacagccccattcactaacataggtccgtgcgacgcgcgtgatttccacgcacgtAACATGGACGTATtatatgttcgtgtgaataaggcctcagttctacattacagtaacacgtcagacaatgtgttatacatagtgcaggacctgagggagctgtgactgcatatagaagttctctacaaggtgttccATGGATCCGGTCATTGACTAGGCTTAGcatcagattttggggggcaCCAGCTGCGATTAACATCTGCACGAACAGCCGGGATCTGAGAAAACTCAGTTTAACCACTTAAACACCGCAATCAATACTGATAGGGGCTTGCTGTGACACCTCCAGCCTTGACGCTGTGGGGGTGGTTTCACACTCAGAACGTTTTTTCGTGGAATTTTtccttcctttttgtttttttttttgcccaaaaccgCTGCAGCCATATgttaccttagggtatgttcacaagcggagccaaaaacgtctgaaaatacggagctgttttcaagggaaaacctgattttcagccgttttttgagcaacacacattttttgcggcgttttttcgcccgtttttggtgttttcaggcgtaattcgaggcaaaaaacgcctccattacacctgaaaataggtcgtgtgaacccagcctaacagtctatattgaAATATAAAATAGACAATGCATTTTTGTTGCTGGCTCTTTGGTGCAGTATTTTTGGCGTTCGTGGCATTTACaataaaatgcagcatgctctggcttattttttttttttctggtgttttctcATAGGCTTCTCTTTAGGACATAAATAATGGCAGAACAAAAGGTGCATGTTTCTAATGTATGAATTACAAACGCTTGTAAACAACGCATGATGTTCAAGAcaaaaaatgtggaaaataaaattGTGTAAAGGAGGactaagggtgaattcacacgacagcagatttgttgcagaactgTGTTGGCAGAGGACAGGCGGGATTGTCAGACAATGTTATGATTTTCAAATGTTTATGTAATAAAAGTGGGGACTGGGCGCAAACCAAAATCCTGGACTTTGTAATTTATGTATTTTAAAGTgttataaggctggaatcacacatgtgtTTTTGTGGCAGTTCTTGGAGCAGTTTGTTTTAGCCAATGCCAGGCAGGGATTTAAAAGGAATGGCTTATATTTTTTCTTCCTGCTTTATCCATTCCTTTCTTTGGCTAAGGAAACTGCAGCTCAAACTTCATCAAAAACCCCATCAAAACGTGTGTGTTTTCAGCCGAATatgaatgttataaatttgtctatattgttgttttaaaaaaaataattacaaaactgtttgtttttaatcctaacagaaaatctgagtaagaactctgagggaaaATTCATGTTACCgctaaattataaagtagaagttAAAGATATTGTGCAGCAGTCTTCAGAAGAATTCCCCATTACCCTCAATGTACATCCAGCACTTCACAGTACAGAACTATCATATAATTCCACTATTCATGAGgaaccttctcctgaccaatcCCAGATTGCtaccacaagtacagctcagaaaGAGGGTAAAAGGTTTCAATATGGTAAACAGTTCACAAAAAGCTCAGGTCTTTTTACCATCCGAAGAATTCACACAGAGGAGAAGCCATACTCCTGTTCCGAATGTGGAAAGTGCTTTACAGAAAAAACTAATTTTGTtatacatcagagaagtcacacggaagagaagccatattcatgttcagaatgtgggaaatgttttacagaaaaatcacGTCTTATTAAGCATCATAgaactcacacaggggagaagccatattcatgttcagaatgtgggaaatgttttgcagaaaaatcaaatcttttcacacatgagagaagtcatacAGTAGTGAAacaatattcatgttcagaatgtgggaaatggttTACAGAAAAATCAACTCTTGTtgaacatgagagaattcacacacagcagaagccatattcatgtgcagaatgtgggaaatgttttacagatgaaacaactcttgttacacatgagagaattcacacacgggagaagccatattcatgttcagaatgtgggaaatgttttacatataaatcccatcttgttgcacatgagagaattcacacaggagagaagccatattcatgtccagaatgtgggaaatggtttacacataaatcaagtcttgttgcacatgagagaattcacacaggagagaagccgtatttatgttcagaatgtgggagatGTTTTACaactaaatcaagtcttgttaaacataagagtactcacacaggagagaagccgtattcatgttcagaatgtgggaaatgttttacatataaatccCATCTTGTTACACATGTGAGAAGTCACACGGGAGAGAAGCCAGATTAattttcagaatgtgggaaatgctttttGTGAAAATCAAGTCTTGCTAAACATGAGAACTCCCAGAGGTGAGAAGTAATTTTGTTCTATGTATGGAAAAAGATTTACATggaaataacatttttaaatgcAGCAGAAAATTAGCATAAACAACCTGTATTCTTGTTTGGAATGTGGAAAAAGCTGTAGGAgcaaacaaagatttttttttttttaactccccaGTTTATTCATAGACAATAACCACTTGGCTATGCAGCCAATTATGGCCTTGTGAACACAgccccattttttatgtttttttaatccaatttgTCACTTTGGTAGATTCATTTAAATGTCCTTTAACTTTTGCCGATATCTGCCGCGTAGATACAGCAATGTTGGAAAAGCATTTCCACAAACCGCTGTACATGTATGACGGGGAGTCTGCACCAtcaccagtgggtgtcagctgtatagtcCTGGTCAAAAGTTTTGAGATTTATACAAAGTTTGGTTTTTATAAgtatgctgcttcagtttttatagcagcaattgttatgaagagtgatcagatgaattgtaaTTAATTGCAAAATAATTCCTTgtcatgaaaattaacttaatcacaaaaaccccatttccactgcattacatccctgccacaaaatgacctgctaacaatTTTAGTAATATTCTCGTTCATTCAGGAGAAAGTGGTAACAAGGACAAGGCAGATGATatctctgtcatgctgattgaagtagaagagcagactggttgctttaaaagggggatgttTTTACATGTCCCTTCTGCCCATTAAGGGCTGTGGCATGATGATGTAGGAACGTCCGCACGCACGCGTGGCTGTGCTCTCCCCGCGATACTCTCTTCCATGCTGAACACTGCCGATGCTGTTCACTGATATCCTCCAGAGGCCACTGCTGAAGATCTTGGGGTGAGCcctggtgtaatggcaggaaggaggtgaagggaaagtgagccctaatctacccaccgccctgtccctgcctacttgcaacgacccgccctaggcgacgaggtacaactgggcggcggtccctacgctggctaagtgcactggaagacaaacggggaacacgcaagggaaggggcagtagccacggaacgccacgaggaaacggggcggcgaacgaacagtcaggaccaggacgaagtgagtacacccgagcgggcacggagacagaagcaagccagggcaagcaagcaggtcaagcagaactgcagcaaggcaggagcacggcagaagcaggctggagcaagcagcagtggggccaggaatccaaaagaattacaagcactgagggagagcacagggcaggtaataaagggcagggggcggagctaactccgagagaccaggccgcgataggctctcccactcctgagcctgccacc
Proteins encoded in this window:
- the LOC142664072 gene encoding uncharacterized protein LOC142664072; translation: MEEWEYLEGHKDLYEEVMMEDYRPRTSQDGSSRRNPPERCPSPLYSQDCPEENPNVPENHQEEDLTNIKAEDEEEEQVRGDQPCKSEVEDEIPGCVTTENLSKNSEGKFMLPLNYKVEVKDIVQQSSEEFPITLNVHPALHSTELSYNSTIHEEPSPDQSQIATTSTAQKEGKRFQYGKQFTKSSGLFTIRRIHTEEKPYSCSECGKCFTEKTNFVIHQRSHTEEKPYSCSECGKCFTEKSRLIKHHRTHTGEKPYSCSECGKCFAEKSNLFTHERSHTVVKQYSCSECGKWFTEKSTLVEHERIHTQQKPYSCAECGKCFTDETTLVTHERIHTREKPYSCSECGKCFTYKSHLVAHERIHTGEKPYSCPECGKWFTHKSSLVAHERIHTGEKPYLCSECGRCFTTKSSLVKHKSTHTGEKPYSCSECGKCFTYKSHLVTHVRSHTGEKPD